The following is a genomic window from Bacteroidales bacterium.
AATAAGACCCGTGTACAAATACTCTCTTCATAAATTAAAAACCATTTTTTGCTTTCCATTCAAGCATAAACTGCGGTTGATTTAATGATAATTCCCGACTATCAAGAAATAAAAAGACTTGAATAGTTCGTGCGGTGGCAATTATATCATTATTTGATTTCCGTTTGATTACATAATCAAATATTAGTTTTGCAGCATCAGAATCTACATAAGTAGCTTCTACTATTGCAGTATCGCCATAGCGAAGCTGCCGTTTATAATCGATATCAACCTTTATTATTGGAGTTGCCAAACCTGCTTTTTCAACATCATTATATCCAATATTAAAAGTTTTCCCAAAAGCTTCCCGGGCTTCTTCCAAATATTTTACATAGTGTCCGTGCCATACAATTCGTAAAGAATCTACTTCACTAAAACGTATAGAAATTTCAGCTTTTTGTCTTAATGTTTTCATTAGGCATCTTTTAGTTTTATTAGTTTCTGAAATATCTGTTTTTCTTTTTCTGCAATTACAACAAGCATATCGGCTACTCCATCGTAGGGATTTTCCACTTCCGACCGCTTTTTAATAATACGAGCTGTTTCAACAGCAAAATCTCTCCATAAATCTCCAATAGCAGTCATTTCAACAGATAAATCGCGTAAAAATGGTTGTTTTAAAATATCTGATGCTTCTTGTAAAAAGGCAGCATAAATATATCTAAATCCGGCACCACCTGTTCCTATTTCTTCTTGCGATCTAACAATCTGACCAAGATATTGTGAGGCTTTGCGATTACCAAGTTTTTTTGGATATTTCCTTAACTGTTTAGCCAAATATTTTATTCCTTTTACCCCAACTAATGGAATAGGAATAGTGAGCATATCCTTAGCTGTTTGTTTAATTCCTTGAGTAATAGCTTTTGCCAAATCTATTTCTTGAGGAGCTTTTACCGTCCAATACATATGACCTTTTGGAGCAAATACACCTTTGGCATAACGGACTTTTCTCAATTCTTTTGATGTTAGGCTTGTGGGCGTTTCCATTATAGGATCGCTAATCAAATAATTATCCTTTTCTTTACCATAGACAACCAAATTGTGTGCGTTAAAATGGAAGCGGTAAGGTTTTGGGAAATAAGTTAAATTATAAACTCCGACTAACATTCCAACGGGAGTTCCTTCTTTAAGCTTTTCGTCTAATTCACTCATTGCCTGATTAGGATCAGAGAAACGCTTTTTTTTCATTTTGAAACCTAAGCGACGAGCGGCTCTTTTAAAAATCATTCCCGGTAAAGGGCGAAATGATGTAACCGGAATATGATTCACTTTTAAAAATGGCAGATAGGAAAAAAATAATCCTGATCCAATACCAAAAATCATAGGTTCGCTCAGCTTAATGCCATAATAGGCAAATAAGTTTGATGAAACTCCATTTTCGCAATGTGCAGATTGTTTATGTTTAAAGTCGAGTTGCATTTATTTAAGTTCTTTGTTTTTTAGTGTTTCCAGTGTTATATCAAAAGTATCGGCATATTTATTCAGTACTTTATCAGTCAACTTATTAAAGCCTTTCATTTTCAAATGCTTTTTTACAATAAATCGCCATATTCCGACATAGGAAGCCAATATTTTAGTATCCATAAGATTTTTTTCCATATAGTAAGCGATTGGGCTAAGTTCCCCATCTATTACAAGCTGTTTTACTTCTTCAATACGCTCATTTACAGTATCCCATGCATCTTGCATAACAATGTTTTTCGGCTCCCAGCCAACACTCTTGACAGTGGTGTAATTTCCATTTTCATCAACAGCATAACATGGTTCTCGGCTACCTTCCATCATATTGGCATCATCCTGAGGTACATCTTCTTTTTTCATTTCTATTTTGAACTCTTACAGCGGATTAATAAATATTTTGAACTCACCTTCGGCAATTTGTTTTTTTTCTAAAAACACTTCAGCTTTAGCAATGGTTGCATTTAAAACTTCGTGTAAGA
Proteins encoded in this region:
- a CDS encoding acyl-CoA thioesterase, producing MKTLRQKAEISIRFSEVDSLRIVWHGHYVKYLEEAREAFGKTFNIGYNDVEKAGLATPIIKVDIDYKRQLRYGDTAIVEATYVDSDAAKLIFDYVIKRKSNNDIIATARTIQVFLFLDSRELSLNQPQFMLEWKAKNGF
- a CDS encoding BtrH N-terminal domain-containing protein: MQLDFKHKQSAHCENGVSSNLFAYYGIKLSEPMIFGIGSGLFFSYLPFLKVNHIPVTSFRPLPGMIFKRAARRLGFKMKKKRFSDPNQAMSELDEKLKEGTPVGMLVGVYNLTYFPKPYRFHFNAHNLVVYGKEKDNYLISDPIMETPTSLTSKELRKVRYAKGVFAPKGHMYWTVKAPQEIDLAKAITQGIKQTAKDMLTIPIPLVGVKGIKYLAKQLRKYPKKLGNRKASQYLGQIVRSQEEIGTGGAGFRYIYAAFLQEASDILKQPFLRDLSVEMTAIGDLWRDFAVETARIIKKRSEVENPYDGVADMLVVIAEKEKQIFQKLIKLKDA